In a single window of the Rhodamnia argentea isolate NSW1041297 chromosome 2, ASM2092103v1, whole genome shotgun sequence genome:
- the LOC115740911 gene encoding uncharacterized proline-rich protein-like, with amino-acid sequence MVHSSFRQLIFLVLFLAVSLSNGDSTVPRETEPDKTTGTFHATKSGIKCSTCTCSDPCGQQQSLPPPPPPPPRPPPPPLPPPPPRFIYVTGMPGNLYSSDTNDDWHYYYSGASRNRVAGYNELVLLVGFGILGAVATW; translated from the exons ATGGTGCACTCGAGCTTTCGGCAGCTCATCTTCCTCGTTCTCTTTCTCGCCGTTTCCCTTTCGAACGGCGATAGCACAGTCCCCAGGGAGACGGAGCCGGACAAGACGACGGGGACTTTCCATGCGACGAAGAGCGGGATCAAGTGCTCGACATGCACTTGCTCGGACCCGTGTGGCCAGCAGCAGAGcctgccgccgcctcctcctcctcctccccgtCCCCCTCCACC TCCGTTGCCGCCTCCTCCGCCGAGGTTCATCTACGTGACGGGGATGCCGGGGAACTTGTACTCATCCGACACCAATGACGACTGGCATTACTATTACTCAGGTGCTTCTCGGAATCGTGTCGCGGGTTACAACGAGTTGGTGCTTTTGGTTGGATTTGGCATTTTGGGTGCTGTAGCAACTTGGTGA